The following proteins are co-located in the Chaetodon trifascialis isolate fChaTrf1 chromosome 14, fChaTrf1.hap1, whole genome shotgun sequence genome:
- the tmem50a gene encoding transmembrane protein 50A translates to MSGFLDGIRCGDCECNVDWGERRNTIASIAAGVLFFTGWWIIIDAAVKYPDEGQFHHAYHTCGVIATLAFLMINAVSNGQVRGDSYSEGCMGQTGARVWLFLGFMLAFGSLIASMWILFGGFVVPQKPVVYPGIAIFFQNAFIFFGGLVFKFGRTEDLWQ, encoded by the exons ATGTCAGGTTTTCTGGACGGAATCCGGTGCGGAGATTGCGAGTGCAATGTGGActggggagagagaagaaacaccATCGCATCCATAGCTGCTGGAGTTCTG TTCTTCACCGGTTGGTGGATCATCATAGACGCAGCAGTGAAATATCCTGACGAGGGACAGTTTCACCATGCCTATCACACTTGTGGAGTCATCGCTACATTGGCCTTCCTCAT GATTAATGCTGTTTCAAATGGCCAAGTGAGAGGAGACAGCTACAGTGAAGGCTGCAtgggacagacag GCGCTCGAGTGTGGCTCTTCCTTGGCTTCATGCTGGCTTTCGGCTCCCTCATTGCTTCCATGTGGATTCTCTTTGGAGGCTTCGTCGTGCCTC AAAAGCCTGTCGTGTATCCTGGCATTGCCATTTTCTTccaaaatgcattcattttcttcgG GGGGTTGGTCTTCAAGTTTGGACGTACAGAGGATCTGTGGCAGTAA
- the maco1b gene encoding macoilin-2 isoform X2, whose translation MKRRNADCSKLRRPLKRNRITEGIYGSTFLYLKFLVVWALVLLADFVLEFRFEYLWPFWLFIRSVYDSFRYQGLAFSVFFVCVAFTSDIICLLFIPVQWLFFAASTYVWVQYVWHTERGVCLPTVSLWILFVYIEAAIRFKDLKNFHVDLCRPFAAHCIGYPVVTLGFGFKSYVSYKMRLRKQKEVQKENEFYMQLLQQALPPEQQMLQRQEREAEEAAAKGISEVDTPPVSQNGAPANKKTSAPLPELEYREKGKEGRGGGEAKKQHNSNSILPSSVDSKLQEMEYMENHMNNKRLTTELGSTENLLLKEDNNSSCSSSSSSSSKNYKNASSNAATLNSSPRGHSATNGSVPSSAPSSSSSTGKNEKKHKLAVGKGTSGGSHRDPTDNCIPNNQLSKPEALVRLEQDVKKLKADLQASRQVEQDLRSQIGSLGSAERSIRTELGQLRQENELLQNKLHNAVQAKQKDKQAVGQLEKRLKAEQEARAAAEKQLADEKKRKKLEEATAARAVALAAASRGECTDTLRRRITELETECKKLTMDIKLKEDQIRELELKVQELHKYKENEKDTEVLMSALSAMQDKTQHLENSLSAETRIKLDLFSALGDAKRQLEIAQGQILQKDQEIKDLKQKIAEVMAVMPSISYTADTSSMTPVAPHYSSKFMDTNPSGLDPNASVYQPLKK comes from the exons atgaagcGGCGCAATGCGGACTGCAGCAAACTCCGACGGCCGTTAAAACGGAACCGAATCACTGAGGGTATATACGGCAG TACCTTCCTGTACCTGAAGTTCCTGGTGGTGTGGGCACTTGTGCTACTGGCAGACTTTGTTCTGGAGTTCAGGTTTGAATACCTCTGGCCATTCTGGCTCTTCATCCGGAGTGTGTACGACTCCTTTAGATACCAGGGGCTG GCTTTCTCAgtattctttgtgtgtgttgcgttTACCTCGGACATCAtttgcctcctcttcatcccagtGCAATGGCTATTCTTTGCTGCCAGTACCTATGTGTGGGTGCAGTATGTTTGGCACACAG AGAGAGGTGTCTGTCTGCCCACCGTGTCCCTATGGATACTCTTTGTGTACATAGAGGCAGCCATCAGATTCAAAGACCTGAAGAACTTCCACGTGGACCTGTGTCGTCCTTTTGCTGCACACTG CATTGGCTACCCAGTGGTCACACTGGGCTTCGGCTTCAAGAGCTATGTAAGCTATAAGATGCGCCTCCGGAAGCaaaaggaggtgcagaaggAGAATGAGTTTTAcatgcagctcctgcagcaggcTCTACCTCCAGAGCAACAGATGCTTCAGAGGCAAGAGCGAGAAGCAGAAGAAG cagcagcaaaaggaATATCTGAAGTGGACACACCTCCAGTGTCACAGAATGGCGCCCCAGCCAATAAAAAGACATCGGCACCACTGCCAGAGTTAGAGTAtagagaaaaagggaaagaggGACGGGGCGGCGGGGAGGCTAAAAAGCagcacaacagcaacagcatccTGCCATCATCAGTGGACTCTAAACTCCAGGAGATGGAGTATATGGAGAACCATATGAACAACAAGAGACTGACCACAGAGCTGGGCAGCACAGAGAACCTGTTGCTTAAAGAGGACAACAATTCCTCCTGctcgtcctcatcctcctcctcctccaaaaactacaaaaatgcTAGCAGCAATGCCGCGACGCTCAATTCCTCGCCCCGCGGCCATAGCGCTACCAACGGCAGCGTGCCCTCCTCTGcaccatcatcctcctcttccacgGGGAAGAATGAGAAGAAGCACAAGTTAGCAGTGGGGAAGGGGACGTCAGGTGGCTCCCACAGGGATCCCACAGACAACTGTATCCCCAACAACCAGCTGAGCAAACCAGAAGCACTTGTTAG attggagcaggatGTTAAGAAGTTGAAGGCAGACCTGCAGGCCAGCAGGCAGGTTGAACAGGACCTGCGCAGCCAGATTGGCTCGCTGGGCAGCGCTGAGCGCTCTATACGCACTGAGCTGGGCCAACTGCGGCAGGAGAACGAGCTGCTGCAGAACAA GCTCCATAATGCTGTGCAGGCAAAGCAAAAGGACAAACAGGCGGTGGGCCAACTGGAGAAGAGGCtcaaagcagagcaggaggcacgagccgctgcagagaaacaaCTAGCAGACGAAAAGAAACGAAAGAAGTTAGAGGAGGCCACAGCAGCCAGAGCAGTAGCACTGGCGGCAGCATCCAG AGGGGAGTGCACAGACACGCTGCGGCGGCGGATCACTGAATTAGAAACAGAGTGTAAGAAACTAACAATGGACATCAAGCTAAAGGAGGACCAGATCAGAGAGCTTGAATTGAAAGTTCAG GAGCTTCATAAATATAAGGAGAatgaaaaagacacagaggtGCTGATGTCAGCGCTGTCAGCGATGCAGGACAAGACCCAGCACCTGGAGAACAGCCTGAGCGCAGAGACCAGGATCAAACTGGACCTCTTCTCTGCGCTGGGAGACGCTAAGAGGCAGCTGGAGATTGCACAAG GTCAGATCCTGCAGAAGGACCAGGAGATCAAAGATCTGAAGCAGAAGATAGCCGAAGTAATGGCCGTCATGCCCAGCATCTCCTACACAGCCGACACCAGCAGCATGACCCCTGTGGCCCCCCACTACTCCTCCAAGTTCATGGACACCAATCCCTCTGGCCTAGACCCCAACGCCTCTGTTTACCAGCCACTCAAAAAGTGA
- the mgst3b gene encoding microsomal glutathione S-transferase 3b, producing the protein MDMLTVLPPNFGYAILTYLYCWFMVAYLGMKVGSARKKYDVQYPTMYSDKEHMFNCIQRAHQNTLEVIPLWLVFQTIAALVYPLSASVLGAIFVTSRFSYAWGYYTGDPQKRMRSAYGYIGFFGVMILSISIALQLLGVY; encoded by the exons ATGGACATGCTGACTGTTCTGCCCCCCAACTTTGGATATGCCATACTTACGTACTTGTACTGCTGGTTCATGGTGGCCTATTTAGGAATGAAGGTTGGGAGTGCCAGGAAGAAGTACGACGTCCAG TATCCCACTATGTACAGTGACAAGGAGCATATGTTCAACTGCATCCAGAGAGCACATCAGAATACCTTGGAGGTGATCCCTCTGTGGCTGGTTTTCCAGACCATTGCAGCTCTTGTCTACCCG TTATCAGCATCTGTGCTGGGGGCTATTTTCGTGACCAGCAGATTTTCCTATGCCTGGGGCTACTACACAGGAG ATCCACAGAAGAGGATGAGGTCTGCATATGGCTACATTGGATTCTTTGGTGTCATGATTCTGTCCATATCTATAGCCTTGCAGTTGCTTGGAGTCTATTAA
- the rsrp1 gene encoding arginine/serine-rich protein 1, translating to MAKVKDSHSEMARARQSDGISVIFDQNSPASSHSRSRSRSSSGSSSSSSHHRGRRSHRSRYRSSSSSRSRSSSHARSRSHPRCHRRSSRCRCDGHRRYGSGRSRRSPPRRYRAHSRSYSRSPSPDRYSHRRQYKPRSRSSSRRRRDVSQSTHRLSQSPSITHRSRSKSRSSGRAVSLSLDEKREHLNAAQANATKIPGGENVELPKNVEPILSEQLVESKWVSAETRVRQDPEKSPSQSSEVEPDDVSSPRISPKRKIISFSINNSVVKPAVTAPSCAKVTPRVDIYESRKPYGHWVPVKSGQKSNTHRHTLSTLR from the exons atggccAAGGTCAAAGACTCCCACTCTGAAATGGCCCGTGCTCGTCAGAGTGACGGCATCAGTGTGATTTTCGACCAGAACAGCCCCGCCTCATCTCACTCTCGCTCCCGATCCagaagcagcagtggcagcagcagctcctcatccCACCACAGGGGACGCAGGAGCCACAGAAGTCGTTACaggtcttcatcttcatcccgCAGCAGGTCCTCCTCTCACGCCAGGTCCCGCTCTCACCCTCGTTGCCACAGACGCTCATCCCGCTGTCGCTGTGATGGCCATCGCAGATATGGCAGTGGCCGCTCCCGCCGTTCCCCACCACGGCGCTATAGGGCCCACTCTCGCTCCTACAGCCGCTCGCCCTCACCAGACAGATACTCACATCGCAGACAGTACAAGCCACGCTCCAGGTCTTCCAGCAGGCGCAGGAGGGATGTGAGTCAGTCCACACACAGGTTGTCCCAATCCCCATCCATAACCCACAGGAGCCGCTCAAAGTCCAGATCTTCAGGACGCGCTGTCAGTTTGAGTTTAGATG AAAAAAGGGAACACCTTAATGCTGCACAGGCCAACGCTACGAAGATCccaggaggagaaaatgtggaaCTTCCCAAGAATGTGGAACCAATCCTGTCAGAGCAGTTGGTGGAGTCCAAATGGGTGTCGGCAGAGACAAGGGTGAGACAAGACCCTGAAAAGAGTCCGTCACAG AGCAGTGAGGTGGAGCCTGATGATGTGTCCAGCCCAAGGATATCCCCAAAAAGGAAAATCATCTCTTTCAGCATTAAT AATTCTGTGGTCAAACCTGCAGTGACCGCTCCATCCTGTGCTAAGGTAACACCAAGAGTGGACATCTATGAAAGCAGGAAGCCCTATGGCCACTGGGTTCCAGTCAAATCAGGCCAAAagtctaacacacacagacacacactctccacaTTACGCTAG
- the maco1b gene encoding macoilin-2 isoform X1 yields MKRRNADCSKLRRPLKRNRITEGIYGSTFLYLKFLVVWALVLLADFVLEFRFEYLWPFWLFIRSVYDSFRYQGLAFSVFFVCVAFTSDIICLLFIPVQWLFFAASTYVWVQYVWHTERGVCLPTVSLWILFVYIEAAIRFKDLKNFHVDLCRPFAAHCIGYPVVTLGFGFKSYVSYKMRLRKQKEVQKENEFYMQLLQQALPPEQQMLQRQEREAEEAAAAKGISEVDTPPVSQNGAPANKKTSAPLPELEYREKGKEGRGGGEAKKQHNSNSILPSSVDSKLQEMEYMENHMNNKRLTTELGSTENLLLKEDNNSSCSSSSSSSSKNYKNASSNAATLNSSPRGHSATNGSVPSSAPSSSSSTGKNEKKHKLAVGKGTSGGSHRDPTDNCIPNNQLSKPEALVRLEQDVKKLKADLQASRQVEQDLRSQIGSLGSAERSIRTELGQLRQENELLQNKLHNAVQAKQKDKQAVGQLEKRLKAEQEARAAAEKQLADEKKRKKLEEATAARAVALAAASRGECTDTLRRRITELETECKKLTMDIKLKEDQIRELELKVQELHKYKENEKDTEVLMSALSAMQDKTQHLENSLSAETRIKLDLFSALGDAKRQLEIAQGQILQKDQEIKDLKQKIAEVMAVMPSISYTADTSSMTPVAPHYSSKFMDTNPSGLDPNASVYQPLKK; encoded by the exons atgaagcGGCGCAATGCGGACTGCAGCAAACTCCGACGGCCGTTAAAACGGAACCGAATCACTGAGGGTATATACGGCAG TACCTTCCTGTACCTGAAGTTCCTGGTGGTGTGGGCACTTGTGCTACTGGCAGACTTTGTTCTGGAGTTCAGGTTTGAATACCTCTGGCCATTCTGGCTCTTCATCCGGAGTGTGTACGACTCCTTTAGATACCAGGGGCTG GCTTTCTCAgtattctttgtgtgtgttgcgttTACCTCGGACATCAtttgcctcctcttcatcccagtGCAATGGCTATTCTTTGCTGCCAGTACCTATGTGTGGGTGCAGTATGTTTGGCACACAG AGAGAGGTGTCTGTCTGCCCACCGTGTCCCTATGGATACTCTTTGTGTACATAGAGGCAGCCATCAGATTCAAAGACCTGAAGAACTTCCACGTGGACCTGTGTCGTCCTTTTGCTGCACACTG CATTGGCTACCCAGTGGTCACACTGGGCTTCGGCTTCAAGAGCTATGTAAGCTATAAGATGCGCCTCCGGAAGCaaaaggaggtgcagaaggAGAATGAGTTTTAcatgcagctcctgcagcaggcTCTACCTCCAGAGCAACAGATGCTTCAGAGGCAAGAGCGAGAAGCAGAAGAAG cagcagcagcaaaaggaATATCTGAAGTGGACACACCTCCAGTGTCACAGAATGGCGCCCCAGCCAATAAAAAGACATCGGCACCACTGCCAGAGTTAGAGTAtagagaaaaagggaaagaggGACGGGGCGGCGGGGAGGCTAAAAAGCagcacaacagcaacagcatccTGCCATCATCAGTGGACTCTAAACTCCAGGAGATGGAGTATATGGAGAACCATATGAACAACAAGAGACTGACCACAGAGCTGGGCAGCACAGAGAACCTGTTGCTTAAAGAGGACAACAATTCCTCCTGctcgtcctcatcctcctcctcctccaaaaactacaaaaatgcTAGCAGCAATGCCGCGACGCTCAATTCCTCGCCCCGCGGCCATAGCGCTACCAACGGCAGCGTGCCCTCCTCTGcaccatcatcctcctcttccacgGGGAAGAATGAGAAGAAGCACAAGTTAGCAGTGGGGAAGGGGACGTCAGGTGGCTCCCACAGGGATCCCACAGACAACTGTATCCCCAACAACCAGCTGAGCAAACCAGAAGCACTTGTTAG attggagcaggatGTTAAGAAGTTGAAGGCAGACCTGCAGGCCAGCAGGCAGGTTGAACAGGACCTGCGCAGCCAGATTGGCTCGCTGGGCAGCGCTGAGCGCTCTATACGCACTGAGCTGGGCCAACTGCGGCAGGAGAACGAGCTGCTGCAGAACAA GCTCCATAATGCTGTGCAGGCAAAGCAAAAGGACAAACAGGCGGTGGGCCAACTGGAGAAGAGGCtcaaagcagagcaggaggcacgagccgctgcagagaaacaaCTAGCAGACGAAAAGAAACGAAAGAAGTTAGAGGAGGCCACAGCAGCCAGAGCAGTAGCACTGGCGGCAGCATCCAG AGGGGAGTGCACAGACACGCTGCGGCGGCGGATCACTGAATTAGAAACAGAGTGTAAGAAACTAACAATGGACATCAAGCTAAAGGAGGACCAGATCAGAGAGCTTGAATTGAAAGTTCAG GAGCTTCATAAATATAAGGAGAatgaaaaagacacagaggtGCTGATGTCAGCGCTGTCAGCGATGCAGGACAAGACCCAGCACCTGGAGAACAGCCTGAGCGCAGAGACCAGGATCAAACTGGACCTCTTCTCTGCGCTGGGAGACGCTAAGAGGCAGCTGGAGATTGCACAAG GTCAGATCCTGCAGAAGGACCAGGAGATCAAAGATCTGAAGCAGAAGATAGCCGAAGTAATGGCCGTCATGCCCAGCATCTCCTACACAGCCGACACCAGCAGCATGACCCCTGTGGCCCCCCACTACTCCTCCAAGTTCATGGACACCAATCCCTCTGGCCTAGACCCCAACGCCTCTGTTTACCAGCCACTCAAAAAGTGA
- the rhd gene encoding rh blood group, D antigen — protein MAPLYAPSLRSRLAPLLLFLQIGFIVIYAFYTETESHVKVDRITFSNLYTEFQDVNVMVVLGFGFLCTFLVRYGFSGSGFNLLVAVIATQWGIILNGIESWYYRGKIRIDFKSLVVAEMCAASALIAMGAMLGKTNPIHLIIITLLEVSGFVLNQWLLQTLLKVQLLNCIMLLHIFGAFFGLMLTWILHRNGSKQQFEKEKFDSRSGLFSMLGTLFLWMFWPSFNSVLVDDHSLWKKVGAVCSTYLALAVSAVTAAAVSVLSSPKGKFNLIHMQSCILAGGVAVGVSMSAVHQPWEAMTIGFSAAVVSTIGFRYLKIHMQLAFQCHDTCAVLSTHGLPGLLGWLAQLFLQIRDSDDHTVAIRFAVYHISALLITIALSLSMGIITGLLLKWNFWRPPQDKKCFDDQAFWEFPHLAVRK, from the exons ATGGCTCCTCTGTATGCACCAAGTCTGCGCTCCCGACTGGCacctttgctgctttttctgcagATAGGGTTCATTGTGATATACGCTTTTTACACTGAGACTGAAAGCCATGTGAAAGTAGATCGGATTACCTTCAGCAACCTTTACACAG AGTTCCAGGATGTGAATGTGATGGTGGTTCTAGGTTTTGGTTTCTTATGTACTTTTCTAGTGCGCTATGGTTTCAGTGGCTCTGGGTTCAATCTCCTTGTGGCAGTCATTGCCACCCAGTGGGGCATCATACTCAATGGAATTGAGTCCTGGTATTACAGAGGAAAGATCAGGATCGATTTTAAAAG CTTAGTAGTTGCAGAGATGTGTGCAGCCTCTGCCCTCATAGCAATGGGAGCCATGCTGGGGAAGACCAACCCCATccacctcatcatcatcacgctGCTGGAGGTGTCAGGGTTTGTCCTGAATCAATGGCTCCTCCAGACTCTGCTCAAG GTTCAGCTCCTGAACTGCATCATGCTGCTCCACATCTTTGGGGCCTTCTTTGGACTCATGCTGACCTGGATCCTGCATCGGAATGGATCCAAGCAGCAATTTGAAAAAGAGAAATTTGACAGCAGATCAGGATTATTCTCCATGTTGG GGACTCTGTTTCTCTGGATGTTTTGGCCGAGTTTTAATTCAGTCCTTGTGGACGATCATTCTCTTTGGAAGAAGGTGGGGGCCGTGTGCAGCACCTACCTGGCCCTGGCTGTCAGTGCtgtaacagcagctgctgtgtctgtgctctcCAGTCCCAAGGGAAAATTCAACTTG ATCCATATGCAGTCATGCATCCTCGCTGGTGGTGTTGCTGTTGGGGTTTCCATGTCAGCGGTCCATCAGCCATGGGAAGCCATGACAATTGGattcagtgctgctgttgtatCAACCATTGGATTCCGATACCTCAAG ATCCACATGCAGCTTGCATTTCAGTGCCATGACACCTGTGCTGTACTGAGCACACATGGGCTTCCTGGTCTGCTCGGATGGCTTGCACAACTCTTTCTACAGATCAGAGACAGTGATGATCATACAGT GGCAATCCGGTTTGCTGTATATCACATTTCTGCTCTCCTCATCACCATCGCTTTAAGTCTGTCCATGGGAATCATTACAG GGCTCCTTCTCAAGTGGAACTTCTGGAGACCACCACAAGACAAGAAATGTTTTGATGATCAGGCTTTCTGGGAG TTCCCCCATCTTGCAGTGCGCAAGTAA